From a region of the Saccharomyces paradoxus chromosome IV, complete sequence genome:
- the TRM8 gene encoding tRNA (guanine46-N7)-methyltransferase (Noncatalytic subunit of a tRNA methyltransferase complex~similar to YDL201W), whose amino-acid sequence MKAKPLSQDPGSKRYAYRINKEENRKELKHVKIDESSLVQGGQKIDLPKKRYYRQRAHSNPFSDHQLEYPASPQNMDWSKLYPYYKDAENGQMTKKVTIADIGCGFGGLMIDLSPAFPEDLILGMEIRVQVTNYVEDRIIALRNNTASKHGFQNINVLRGNAMKFLPNFFEKGQLSKMFFCFPDPHFKQRKHKARIITNTLLSEYAYVLKEGGVVYTITDVKDLHEWMVKHLEEHPLFERLSKEWEENDECVKIMRNATEEGKKVERKKGDKFVACFTRLSTPTIL is encoded by the coding sequence ATGAAAGCCAAGCCACTAAGCCAAGATCCAGGCTCCAAGCGTTACGCATACCGTATAaataaggaagaaaatcgTAAAGAGTTGAAGCATGTCAAGATTGATGAAAGTTCTTTAGTGCAAGGGGGTCAAAAGATAGATTTGCCAAAAAAGAGATATTATCGTCAGAGGGCGCATTCCAACCCATTCTCAGATCACCAGTTAGAGTACCCAGCATCTCCCCAGAATATGGATTGGTCTAAATTATATCCTTACTACAAAGATGCAGAAAATGGTCAAATGACAAAGAAAGTGACTATTGCCGATATTGGTTGCGGGTTCGGTGGGTTGATGATAGATTTGTCACCAGCCTTCCCTGAAGACCTGATCTTAGGGATGGAAATTCGTGTGCAGGTTACAAACTATGTGGAGGATAGAATTATTGCTTTGAGGAACAATACAGCCTCAAAACATggatttcaaaatattaatGTCTTGAGAGGTAACGCTATGAAATTCTTGCCtaacttttttgaaaaaggtcAGCTTTCTAAAatgttcttttgtttccCCGATCCTCATtttaaacaaagaaaacacaAAGCAAGAATCATTACTAACACCTTACTAAGTGAATATGCATATGTTTTGAAGGAGGGTGGTGTCGTGTACACAATTACCGATGTTAAAGACTTGCATGAGTGGATGGTAAAACATTTAGAAGAGCATCCTTTATTTGAACGGTTGAGCAAAGAATGGGAAGAAAACGATGAATGCGTGAAAATAATGAGAAACGCCACAGAGGAAGGTAAAAAAGtggaaaggaaaaagggTGACAAGTTTGTCGCTTGTTTCACAAGATTATCAACACCAACCATATTGTAA
- a CDS encoding uncharacterized protein (transporter~similar to YDL199C), translated as MKPPSSMSRLNKPLAQEASSSAHIDRAHQLAQDFNSKQDDTALTSLPHKNPDIFRFENNITAHSSRRGSLYRDSDATVVLPLSEHTPRLSMDDPYRQLLQQAEISQLRSKKKRHSSRTLRASFISFVVLVSSLSGLDQGLISGNVMTLSFQKYFHYPLTSPLGNIVSVVNLGAFMASLFVYSGVLEASSRKKMLQISTMIYSLGAIVQVLALNQWCLLLGRFVLGVGMGFAFSMVIIYQFEFPLPYIRKRTFISIQCVSSVIAYSFGIWINCAFRYLSFAWRYPLSTHVLLGIILNLMSFYLILESPSWLLKQKNDVEALVLISNIFDDGNFEENQTQLKFRVLKRDILLKSHLQKNSYPYAYILNDFSSIIKMLIGFQLLTRSNGVDAFLYYSPLILQQMGRGEKKSIYLTGLNALIYTTVILAYFPMVLRKRKEKMNILLGSVVMCVLLFTISFTDLFPKSTTRYISILFAVFLFTHFISWDSIGWVMTIELLPHLSQAPVILLISNFYWFFKWFVSLITPILIDRLSWKFYLIPSLSSFISIIFVLKIFPIVTGDERLDSDDDSAGNSSGNHDDVFDDTGSEFSSSPSFSAYQINTLGSSIKQNNQAYSSIQNEQILPKDGGLSNQTHGSAQNVYFITSDSGPSRTGEFFSFHNRTDPNIRDDIAANKSGSGEVQNSPGDIAVA; from the coding sequence ATGAAACCTCCATCAAGCATGTCACGTTTAAATAAACCACTTGCTCAAGAAGCTAGTAGTTCGGCGCATATTGATAGAGCACATCAGCTAGCACAGGATTTCAACAGTAAACAGGATGATACCGCACTAACTTCACTCCCCCACAAGAACCCTGACATATTCAGATTTGAGAATAACATCACAGCTCACAGCTCGCGTCGTGGTTCTCTTTATAGGGATAGCGACGCTACTGTGGTTTTGCCGCTTTCTGAACATACCCCTAGATTATCAATGGATGATCCATACCGCCAGTTATTACAACAGGCTGAAATCTCACAACTACGaagtaagaaaaaaaggcattCTAGTCGAACTTTGCGTGCTTCGTTTATATCTTTTGTGGTGCTAGTTTCGTCGCTATCGGGATTGGACCAAGGTCTCATATCTGGAAATGTTATGACGTTGTCATTCcagaaatattttcattaccCACTGACTTCTCCACTAGGAAATATTGTGAGCGTTGTTAATCTAGGTGCCTTCATGGCCTCGTTGTTCGTGTATTCGGGTGTCCTGGAGGCTTCTagcaggaaaaaaatgcttcaaATAAGCACAATGATATATTCTCTAGGCGCCATTGTCCAGGTCCTGGCTCTAAATCAATGGTGTTTACTACTGGGTAGATTCGTTCTCGGAGTAGGTATGGGGTTTGCCTTTTCCATGGTAATAATTTATCAATTCGAGTTTCCTCTTCCATATATAAGAAAACGAACATTCATTTCTATCCAGTGCGTCTCTAGTGTCATTGCATATTCGTTCGGAATTTGGATTAATTGTGCTTTCAGGTATTTGAGCTTTGCATGGAGATACCCTTTGTCAACACATGTGCTACTTGGAATAATACTAAACCTAATGTCGTTCTACCTCATTTTAGAATCCCCTTCTTGGCTTTTAAAGCAAAAGAATGATGTGGAAGCGTTAGTTTTGATATCGAATATATTCGATGATGGAAATTTCGAGGAAAACCAGACTCAGTTGAAATTTAGAGTTCTGAAACGAGACATACTATTGAAATCacatcttcaaaaaaactCATATCCATATGCATATATTTTaaatgatttttcttcaataataaaaatgttgatAGGTTTCCAACTACTTACAAGATCAAATGGTGTTGATGCCTTCTTATATTACTCACCGTTAATATTACAACAAATGGGGagaggagaaaaaaaatcaatttaTTTAACGGGGCTCAACGCTTTAATTTACACCACCGTAATATTAGCTTACTTCCCCATGGTATTGCGGAAACGTaaagagaaaatgaatatacTTTTAGGTTCGGTTGTCATGTGTGTATTGCTATTTACCATATCTTTTACAGATTTGTTTCCCAAGAGTACGACAAGGTATATATCAATACTGTTTGCTGTATTCCTTTTTACACACTTCATCAGTTGGGATTCCATAGGTTGGGTTATGACCATTGAGCTTTTACCCCACTTATCGCAGGCACCGGTGATATTGCTAATATCAAACTTTTATTGGTTTTTTAAGTGGTTTGTTAGTTTAATAACACCTATACTTATCGACCGTCTGTCCTGGAAGTTTTACCTTATCCCGTCTTTATCTTCCTTTATTTCTATTATATTTGTGCTAAAGATTTTCCCTATCGTAACCGGTGACGAGAGGCTAGATTCAGATGACGATTCTGCTGGAAACAGCAGTGGCAACCATGATGATGTTTTTGACGATACTGGCTCTGAATTCTCGTCATCACCATCCTTTTCCGCGTACCAGATAAATACTCTAGGAAGCAGCATTAAACAAAATAACCAAGCATATTCGTCGATTCAAAATGAGCAAATTCTACCCAAAGACGGAGGTTTATCGAACCAGACACATGGATCTGCACAAAATGTTTATTTTATCACATCTGATTCAGGACCATCAAGGACAGGCGAGTTTTTCAGCTTTCATAATAGAACTGACCCGAATATCAGAGACGACATTGCTGCTAATAAATCGGGCTCAGGTGAGGTTCAGAACTCCCCTGGAGACATAGCAGTTGCCTAG
- the MGT1 gene encoding methylated-DNA--protein-cysteine methyltransferase (DNA repair methyltransferase (6-O-methylguanine-DNA methylase)~similar to YDL200C) has product MKELLYYTYIETEVTGALLVFREKTRNLVFASLGNDKPFLLAKVEAFLKKHEKQNTRYDLQELKDTEIYKKSVENYKICLGNKMPLPTDAIPFEFLFGTKFQRKVWNELLNVEHGHVVTYGDIAKRIGKPTAARSVGRACGSNNLALLVPCHRIIGSNKKLTGYKWSCKLKEQLLNNEKENKVSLNKV; this is encoded by the coding sequence ATGAAGGAACTACTTTACTATACTTATATCGAGACTGAGGTGACTGGTGCACTTTTGGTGTTTAGGGAAAAAACTCGAAACCTTGTTTTTGCCTCGTTAGGTAATGATAAGCCTTTCCTGTTAGCAAAAGTAGAAGCcttcttgaaaaaacacGAGAAACAGAATACAAGGTACGATTTGCAAGAGCTAAAAGACACAGAAATATATAAGAAATCAGTGGAAAATTATAAGATATGCCTAGGAAACAAAATGCCATTACCAACGGACGCTATTCCCTTTGAGTTTCTGTTTGGAACAAAATTTCAACGTAAGGTATGGAATGAGCTTTTAAACGTGGAACATGGCCATGTCGTCACATATGGTGATATTGCAAAGAGAATAGGGAAGCCAACTGCTGCAAGATCTGTCGGTAGGGCATGTGGTTCAAATAACCTGGCATTGCTAGTACCTTGCCATAGAATCATTGGCAgcaacaaaaaattgaccGGATATAAATGGAGTTGTAAACTGAAAGAACAGTTAttgaataatgaaaaggaGAATAAGGTAAGCCTTAATAAGGTGTAG